The Metallosphaera hakonensis JCM 8857 = DSM 7519 genome includes the window TCCATTGCGAATTGTAATTATGGAAAAAAAGATCAAATAAGGGAAGTTGTTAGGCCAAAATCCTTACACAGTCCATAGGAGAGCATTTAGTTAAATTCATTCTATCTCAATAAATAAACTGAATTCGCAAAGGAGACGTGAATCGCCCGGATCATAAACTTCCGTGATTCATTGAATTTGTTATACAATCTAGGAATACTTATCGTGATTTTCAATTTAACGATTGATATGATAATTATCAAGGCTTTTAAGTTAACGTCGTGATACTCATGATGTGGGTAATAAGACTTTCACATTTGGTGATATCAGAATAAGGGAAGTTAAGGGAAAGTATTATGTTTACATTATAGAGAAGGATAATGAAGGTAAGAGAAGGGATCGTTATATAGGTCCTTTAGATGAGGTCGTGAAAATAGCAGCGGGAGTTCTAGGGGGAAACCCCCTAATGTGGGCCCGGAGGGATTTGAACCCTCGACCACGCGGTTATGAGCCGCGCGCTCTACCTAGCTGAGCTACGGGCCCTATATCTCCACTTACTATACTACTTTTATTTTTAAGGCTTACGTTCTATTAGCCTTAGGTTATTCGGCCACCTCACACCATGATATAAATGAGGCAAGATGGGAAAGAGATCTCAGATAGGCATACAAATTTATACTTCGTTTTTTGGATTTCCACATGAATTACAGAATTAAGGATATATCCCTTGCAGATCAAGGGAAAAACCAACTTGAATGGGCAGAAATACATATGCCTGCACTTATTAAAATACAGAAAGACTTGGAAAGAGAGAAACCATTGAAGGGAGTTAGAATTGCCGCGGTTTTACATGTGACCAAAGAAACTGGAGTTCTTATGAAAACTCTCAAACTAGCTGGTGCTGATATATCCTTAGCAGCAAGCAACCCACTATCTACCCAGGACGATATAGCAGCGGCTCTAGTGAAATATTATGATGTGTCAGTCTTTGCTTGGAAAGGTGAGTCCGAGAAAGATTATTACGATAATATTAAGTCTCTACTGGAGAGCGAGCCTCAGATTGTTATGGATGATGGGGGTGATTTACACGCATTTTTACACGAAAATGGTCTATACGGCAAAGTTTTCGGAGGTACCGAGGAAACAACTACTGGAGTAGTAAGACTAAAGGCTATGGAGGAGCAAGGTGTTCTAAAATATCCAGTGATCGCTGTTAACAACGCATTCACTAAATACCTTTTTGATAATAGGTTCGGAACAGGCCAAAGTGCCATAGACGGTGTTCTACGAGCCACAAATATTCTAATAGCAGGTAAAACTTGTGTAGTTGCAGGCTACGGATGGGTCGGCAGAGGCATAGCCTCCAGGTTAAGAGGGTTAGGAGGAAGGGTTATCGTAGTAGAGGCAAGTCCTTTGAGAGCTTTGGAAGCAGTTATGGAAGGTTTTGAAGTTATGAACATGAGAGACGCCTCTAAAATAGGAGATTTATTCATAACTGCCACAGGAAACATTAGGGCAATTTCCAAGGAACACATAGCTAACATGAAAGATGGCGCTATTCTCGCGAACGCAGGGCATTTTAATGTTGAGATAGACGTAGAAGGTCTAAGATCTATGGCTAAATCCAGGAGAATAGTTAGGCCATATACCGAAGAGAACGAATTGCAGGATGGAAGGCGGATATACCTGCTAGCCGATGGTAGATTAGTCAACCTAGCTGCAGGAGAAGGGCATCCAAGCGAAGTTATGGATCTAAGTTTCTCTAATCAAGCTCTCTCTATTGTCCATATATATAAAAATCGAGGTAAACTGGAACCAAAAGTATATGACGTGCCAAATCACATAGATGAGCAGGTTGCATTACTAAAGTTAAACTCAATGGGCATTGAAATTGAAAAACTCACTGAAGAACAGATAGAATATTCTAAACAATGGAAATATGGAACGTAAATATCTAATACATTTAAGTCACAGAGTTTTTATATTTAATTTACGTACTTATCTATTTTGAGCAAATTACTTGTACACGAGTATATGCAAGGACAAGTCACGGGTCTTTTATGAATTCGGTTTATTTACCTAAGTAGATTGAATTTAATTGAACACTCCCGTACGGACTGGTAGGGATTCACGCTTAACAATTTCCTTTATTTGATCTCTCTTTGGAATAATTATGATTCACAATTGGCACCTGAATAGCCCCGTATGCAGAAGCCAAGCGAATCATTTTAATTATCTGGAATATAATTAAATAACATAAAATAATTATAAAATATGAAAACTTTTTAGAGTTTAATAATGTAATTTTGATCAACATTGTTCACTATTTTTATTATTTAATGAAACAGGCTTGATTAGACTTGGAAAACTATAGTAAAATTCTACAAGAACTAATACTTAACGTACACGTAGGGCGGCTCAGGAGTCCATTGCGATTTCAATTTATTTCTATAGAATTAGATAGTAGAAATTGATTCTACATTTTCGGTAACACTAATAGGGGACGAGCATGAGGTAATATCATGGAACTATCAACTGTGAACCAGGTAACCCTCTACGGGGTCCGGATTATGGAGCTCGTAGAGAGACCTGGGAAGATATCCCTCACGCTCGTCCCCAAGATATTACCCGATGACGCCTTATTAAACAAACCGGTCCAGGAGATCGAGAGGATGGCCTTGGAGGAAGCTGAGAGGATTAGTCCCAACTACCAAAGGGGTAAGGAGGTCAAGAGGAAGGGTTACGCGAGCTACAGGTTCCTGAAGGGGTTTGGGATCGTGATGGACGAGAGGGAGGTGAGGTACGAATTGGAGTGGATATCGGTGAAGCTGCCAGTGCTTTACGGTGAAGGGAGGGTGAGGACCCAGGTCGAGGAGACTCTGTTAAGGGAGGAAAGGAAGGTCTTCGCGTCCCTAATGTTGGTCTACTCGGTGAAGGGAGGTAAGTTGAACGCCAAGCTCTGGATGCCCGAGATTGAAACGGGCAACGACTTCAAGTACGTTATAGTTGACGGGAAGTACGTGAAGCTCAAGGGACGAAAGGCGGTCCTCTTGGTGGCTATGGGCGTGACCCAGGAGGGAAAGAGGGCGGTCCTCGAGAGAGTGTCCCGAACGCAAATAATTGAATAAAAATATCAAGAGAGAAATATAATATTATAAGATTTTAAGGATGAAATACAGTTATATCTTTCAGTGTAACTGAAGATCGATCTTATACTGTAAGGCAAATTAACCAATTGTGGAGAAAAACAGAATTTTCAACATACTCCTCACTACCCCACTCGAATCGCGCGAGAAGTCAATGGGCGAGCTGAGCCTCGGGGACCCTAGACAGGACCGAGGTGTACATCGAGGAGTTGTAGATCAACGCGATGACGTAGACGAAGAGCTCGGTCATCTCCCTGTCTACGTAGGGTCTCCAGTAGTTCTTCAAGAAGGTCCCGAAGAACTCCACGTGCCTCCTGAAACTGGGGAAGCCGATCAACCAGGTCGACGTTTTCCCCACGAATCCCCTGTCGGCTATCTTGTAACCGCTTAGGAAGAAGTCGACCTCGTTGTCAGGGAAGTTAGTTTCACCCGAATCTCGTGGACCAACATGGTAGGCGATATGGCTATGAATACCTTAAAGCCGAAGTAACTTCGATTCCTCTTCTTGGTGAACTCGCCCTTGAACCTCCTGCTTATCTTGCAGTTCACGAATTGGTAGAGCAACTTGGGCAAGTCCCTGTACTTCCTCTGCTTCAGGCTCAGCTGGATCTTCTTCTTCAAGGTCTCCCTGTTCCTCTTCCCGAAGGGGACCTCGATTATGAAGGAGTCCACAGCCCAAAGTTTCCAGACCTTCCCATATAACGCACTACTGGGCAGGTAGTCAGTTAGCGCTAGTGTTTCTGATAAGTTCTTAGCTGGCGACCAGGGGTCCTTATGGTCAATATTTACTGGAAATACTAGCGCTCAACTTCCCCTCCAACTCCTTTACATGTTCCTTGAAGGCCTCCTTGAACACCTCCCTAAATCCCTTGGCCCTCCTGTGGATCTCCGACTTGGACTTGCACTCCCCTAGGAACCACCTTACCACCACGTCAGTCATGTAGAAGCTCCGCACGTTCCTGTAGGAACACCTCCACACGACCATGACTATCAACGCCCTCAACACGAAGTCATCTAGACGCGACAACACCTCCGACGTGACCAACATGTAGTTCATCTTCACAAGAGTTTTATGCCACGATGACAAGTATTCGTAGGGAACCGGACCGTTGTAGTATTGTATCCAGGGTTTCATGTCTATCGGTATTACAACGTCCCGGTTCCCTATAAGTATTACGCGACCTTTAACGTCAAAAGAAAATTCAAAATTTCTCACCAATTTATCTTCTCTTCTGAAAAATTCTCCACGAACTTGTACATAGATTTATTCAATTATTTGCGTTCGGGACACTCTCTCGAGGTCATCATAAGCGAGGCTGAGGACACCATGGCCTATTGGAGTCTCCTGGTCAGGGTCTGGAAGAAGACCAGCTTCGTCCTGGTGGTAGCTGACGGGATCAAGGCCTTGGACAGGGCGATCTCCCTAGCTGAACTTCACGTGGGGAGGCAGGGCTGCCTGGTCCACCTCAAGCGTCGCGCGACCAAGGAGGAAAGGGAGGCTTTAGACGCGATCACCTCGTCAGCCGAGCTCAGCAAGATTAAGCCCGAGACCAACCCGACTCTTCTAAGCTACCTCATCGCCGACAAGAAGCTCTGGAAGTGGCTTAAGTCCAACAACCTGGTCGAGTCCTTCAACTCCCTCCTGGAGAGGAGGTTCGGGTTGTTTCACTCTCCCTGGAGGATACTACAGCTCGCGCGGGCCATAGCGCTCTACTACAACCTATTCACCTGTTTTCTCATCACTGTAATAATATTACAGCCTTCTTCATTCCTCTCACTTTATCCGAAATGTACCCAATAATTTGTACATTGGATAAGCCTAATTCAGAGCTAGAAAATACAATTCGCAATGGACTCCTGAGCCGCCCCACGTAATATCTAATATCGAGAATTTCACCCAACATTTAAAATACAAGATGAGCGAGTGGATATCTCTTTGCCGCTATTCGAGTTACAAAGAAACCATCGAATATAACCTATCCAAGGAAGATCTCTTGACGAAAATTATAAGTACTATTCAAATAAGGATTGTTTGGTGCTTGCGTTGATGGAGGAAGATTGGGAAGACATAGAGGAGGAAGATTGGGAAGACATAGAGGAGGAAGATTGGGAAGAGGATGAGTGGTAAAGATTAAGTGAGAAACTTTTTGATTTTTTCAAAGAGGTGTTTCTGAAATGAGAGTTGCTGTGATTAACTACGATTCTTGTAAGCCAGACAAATGTTCAATTGAATGTGTTAGGTTTTGCCCCATTAACAGATCGGGAAGTAAGGCTATAGAAATAGACCAATCTAAATTAGGCAAACCCGTTATTTATGAAGAGACCTGCATTGGATGTAATATCTGCGTAAAGAAATGTCCCTTTGAAGCGATATCTATAGTTAATGTACCTGATAATCTTAGCAAGGAGGTAATACATAGATACGGAACTAACGGATTTGAGCTCTTTGGTTTACCTATTTTAAAGCAGGGTTATGTTATAGGCCTTCTCGGTAAGAATGGAGCCGGCAAAACTACCATTCTAAAGATACTGAGCGGAGAAATTATACCGAATTTTGGAGACGTTGAAAAACAACCAAGTATCGAGACAGCTCTCCAGAGATTTCGAGGAAAAGAGATTTTCTCTTATTTAAATGATTTATATAACAAAAAACTGAAAGTAGTGCATAAAATACAATATATTGAATACGCAGCTAGACTACTGAGAGGAGAGGTTTCTCAGCTACTAAAGAGAGTTGACGAAAGGGGAAAACTTGATGAAATAAAGGAGCTACTATACATGCATTCTATATGGAATAAAGAGATATCAACTTTAAGTGGAGGTGAACTTCAAAAAACTCTGATAGCTGCAACATTAAGTAGAGAGGCTAATGTTTACGCTATCGATGAACCGTCTTCCTATCTGGATATTAGAGAAAGGATTAATGTAGCAAAGGGCATCCGGGAACTCACTAAGAACAAGTACGTGATAAC containing:
- a CDS encoding pyruvate dehydrogenase, coding for MLALMEEDWEDIEEEDWEDIEEEDWEEDEW
- the ahcY gene encoding adenosylhomocysteinase encodes the protein MNYRIKDISLADQGKNQLEWAEIHMPALIKIQKDLEREKPLKGVRIAAVLHVTKETGVLMKTLKLAGADISLAASNPLSTQDDIAAALVKYYDVSVFAWKGESEKDYYDNIKSLLESEPQIVMDDGGDLHAFLHENGLYGKVFGGTEETTTGVVRLKAMEEQGVLKYPVIAVNNAFTKYLFDNRFGTGQSAIDGVLRATNILIAGKTCVVAGYGWVGRGIASRLRGLGGRVIVVEASPLRALEAVMEGFEVMNMRDASKIGDLFITATGNIRAISKEHIANMKDGAILANAGHFNVEIDVEGLRSMAKSRRIVRPYTEENELQDGRRIYLLADGRLVNLAAGEGHPSEVMDLSFSNQALSIVHIYKNRGKLEPKVYDVPNHIDEQVALLKLNSMGIEIEKLTEEQIEYSKQWKYGT